A single genomic interval of uncultured Desulfobulbus sp. harbors:
- a CDS encoding ComF family protein, which translates to MSLLGAIQDLLFPPLCLGCSRRLDHSRPPLFCSDCRAQLVFITSPRCPCCGVPYTSGVDHLCGDCLGKHNHFDLARSLLLYRPPADKLILGLKFGGQLSGLHTLSTLTKSSPAVLDLTPPDYLIPVPLHGKRLRQRGYNQSALLARGCFPQWKSKLRLDLLSRDRHTPPQSHLSGKERRQNLKGAFSLDGRTDLDGKTVLLIDDVLTTGSTVNECAKILRSKGAGRIEVFTLARSLAQATSQP; encoded by the coding sequence ATGTCTCTGCTTGGAGCCATCCAGGACCTCCTGTTTCCGCCACTTTGCCTGGGTTGCTCGCGGCGGCTGGATCATTCCCGGCCGCCGCTTTTCTGTAGCGACTGTCGCGCGCAACTGGTCTTCATCACCTCCCCGCGCTGTCCCTGCTGCGGCGTTCCCTACACCAGCGGTGTTGATCACCTCTGTGGCGACTGCCTGGGCAAGCACAATCATTTCGACCTGGCCCGATCCCTGCTCCTCTACCGCCCGCCTGCGGACAAGCTCATCCTTGGCTTGAAATTCGGCGGGCAACTCAGCGGACTGCACACTCTCAGCACCCTCACCAAATCCTCACCGGCCGTTCTTGACCTGACCCCTCCGGACTACCTCATCCCCGTGCCCCTACATGGCAAGCGTCTCCGCCAGCGTGGCTATAACCAGTCGGCCCTGCTAGCCCGGGGATGTTTTCCCCAATGGAAAAGCAAACTGCGCCTTGATCTGTTGAGCAGAGATCGACACACCCCGCCCCAATCGCACCTGAGCGGCAAAGAGCGGCGGCAAAACCTCAAGGGGGCATTCTCCCTTGATGGACGCACTGACCTTGACGGCAAGACAGTGCTGTTGATCGACGATGTCCTGACCACCGGAAGCACGGTCAACGAGTGCGCCAAAATACTCCGCAGCAAAGGGGCCGGACGCATTGAAGTGTTTACCCTGGCGCGCAGTCTTGCCCAGGCAACGTCACAGCCTTAA
- the bamA gene encoding outer membrane protein assembly factor BamA, with amino-acid sequence MQSTSKKRSAYQTFSLLLCALVFGCLAGLPQVASALEHSTLFLPFKINAPDAANIALVADKSLAQEVAAKGMKMMPRSQAERLVGYQGAWPPSSASLVRVAESAGADYVVVGSVNKLGNRISVDCSIVDVLAPQAPYSAFREAESVNDLPRLSGDIVGAMLAYSNRSASVASIVPEGNVRIDSGAILQKISTKPGDLYDPSTLRQDLKSVFSLGYFDNVEIEATDSEAGKKIIFHVKEKPLVSKVLITGADEIKEEEVREAAGITANSILNPSKVNEAVNKIKDLYKSKGYFNTEVNGQIAAADDGKTEVRFTIKEGEKITIEEISFSGNNSFSDGDLDDVIQTSTHSWWISWLTDAGVLKMEVLRQDAERIANFYQNHGFIEAKVGEPIVKQKEGDLYITFPIDEGPRFKVGTVDIDGDLIKSKEEILAQMKIRDEEYLNRQVLRDDITRISDMYAEKGYAFADVSTKIDKSEANKRIDLKLHVTQGAMAYINRVEIQGNTRTRDNVIRRDLKVEEGGKFNSKAIRTSTQKLNRLGFFEEVTVTPKPTMVENQMDVIVNVKEKSTGQFSIGAGYSSSENVLFMGEISEDNIFGTGNRLSLAASTSSKSTKYNLTFTNPRIMDSQVSGSTNLFNWEHEYDDFTKDSTGGTVRLGHPLIEQWRIYYGYTLQDTDITDIDDSASTYIKESAKIHWESAVDLSFVRDTRDKLFSPTEGSRNSISVEYAGGPLGGDAQFTKVEASSSWYFPLVWSTVFHVKGAIGQAFENEDDKLPVYEHFFLGGMNSIRGFESASISPLDPDTGDKIGGDKMWYGTVSIIFPLIKDMGMDGEIFHDFGNVYDVDDDWDFGDYKKTAGVGILWASPLGPLRLAWGFNLDQKDGEDSSNWDFSMGGTF; translated from the coding sequence ATGCAGTCGACATCTAAGAAACGATCGGCGTATCAGACTTTTTCACTTCTGCTCTGTGCTTTGGTTTTCGGTTGTCTCGCCGGCTTGCCGCAGGTGGCCTCGGCTTTGGAGCACAGCACCCTTTTCCTGCCGTTCAAAATCAATGCTCCGGATGCCGCAAATATCGCGCTTGTGGCGGACAAGTCACTGGCCCAGGAGGTTGCAGCCAAAGGCATGAAGATGATGCCCCGCTCCCAGGCGGAACGACTGGTCGGCTATCAGGGGGCATGGCCTCCGTCATCGGCCAGCCTGGTTCGGGTCGCCGAATCGGCCGGAGCCGATTACGTGGTGGTGGGGAGTGTCAACAAACTGGGGAACCGGATCAGTGTCGACTGCTCCATCGTCGACGTCCTGGCGCCACAGGCGCCTTACTCCGCATTTCGCGAGGCCGAGTCCGTCAATGATCTGCCGCGGCTCTCCGGTGACATTGTCGGTGCCATGCTTGCCTATTCCAACAGAAGCGCCTCGGTCGCCTCCATTGTTCCCGAGGGCAACGTTCGCATCGATTCCGGCGCCATTCTGCAGAAGATTTCCACCAAACCGGGCGATCTCTACGATCCCTCAACCCTGCGTCAGGATCTGAAATCAGTCTTTAGCCTAGGCTATTTTGACAACGTTGAAATTGAAGCCACCGATTCAGAGGCCGGCAAAAAGATCATCTTCCATGTCAAGGAGAAGCCACTGGTCAGCAAGGTACTGATCACCGGCGCCGATGAGATCAAGGAAGAGGAGGTCCGTGAGGCTGCCGGGATCACGGCCAACTCGATTCTCAATCCCTCCAAGGTCAACGAGGCTGTCAATAAGATCAAGGACCTCTACAAATCCAAAGGCTATTTCAATACCGAGGTCAACGGGCAGATTGCCGCCGCCGACGACGGCAAGACCGAGGTCCGCTTCACCATCAAGGAAGGCGAGAAGATCACCATCGAAGAGATCTCCTTCTCAGGGAACAACAGTTTCTCAGATGGAGACCTGGATGATGTCATTCAGACCAGTACCCACAGTTGGTGGATTTCCTGGCTGACCGACGCGGGCGTGCTGAAAATGGAAGTGCTCCGCCAGGACGCCGAACGCATCGCCAACTTCTACCAGAACCACGGTTTCATCGAGGCCAAGGTGGGGGAGCCCATCGTCAAGCAGAAGGAAGGCGATTTATATATCACCTTTCCCATCGATGAGGGGCCTCGTTTTAAAGTCGGCACGGTTGATATCGACGGTGATCTGATCAAGAGCAAGGAAGAGATCCTTGCCCAAATGAAGATTCGTGACGAGGAATACCTCAACCGTCAGGTACTGCGGGATGACATCACCCGCATCAGCGATATGTACGCCGAAAAGGGCTATGCCTTTGCCGATGTGAGCACCAAAATCGATAAATCCGAGGCGAACAAGCGCATCGACCTGAAACTGCACGTCACCCAGGGCGCCATGGCCTATATCAACCGGGTGGAGATTCAAGGCAACACCCGTACCCGGGACAACGTCATTCGCCGTGATCTCAAGGTGGAGGAGGGCGGGAAGTTCAACTCCAAGGCCATTCGTACCTCGACCCAGAAGCTCAACCGTCTTGGCTTTTTTGAGGAGGTGACGGTCACTCCCAAGCCAACCATGGTGGAAAACCAGATGGACGTGATCGTCAATGTCAAGGAGAAATCCACCGGCCAGTTCAGTATCGGTGCCGGTTACTCCTCTTCAGAGAACGTGCTTTTCATGGGCGAGATCTCGGAGGATAACATCTTCGGAACCGGTAACCGTCTCTCCCTGGCCGCCTCAACCTCGTCAAAGTCGACCAAGTACAACCTGACCTTCACCAATCCCCGCATCATGGACTCCCAGGTCTCGGGAAGCACCAACCTGTTCAACTGGGAACATGAGTACGATGACTTCACCAAGGATTCAACCGGTGGCACTGTGCGCCTCGGCCATCCGCTTATCGAGCAGTGGCGCATCTATTACGGCTATACCCTGCAGGACACCGATATCACCGATATCGATGATTCGGCCTCCACCTACATCAAGGAGTCGGCCAAAATTCACTGGGAGAGCGCGGTTGACCTCTCCTTTGTCCGCGATACCCGCGATAAACTGTTCTCGCCCACCGAGGGCTCGCGCAACAGTATCAGTGTGGAATATGCCGGTGGTCCGCTTGGCGGCGACGCCCAGTTCACCAAGGTGGAAGCCTCCTCCTCCTGGTATTTCCCCCTGGTCTGGAGCACGGTCTTTCATGTCAAGGGCGCCATCGGCCAAGCCTTTGAAAACGAAGACGACAAGTTGCCGGTGTATGAGCATTTCTTCCTCGGTGGCATGAACTCCATCCGCGGGTTCGAGTCGGCCTCGATCAGCCCTCTTGATCCAGACACCGGCGATAAGATCGGTGGCGACAAGATGTGGTACGGTACAGTCTCGATCATCTTCCCGCTGATCAAGGATATGGGCATGGATGGAGAGATTTTTCATGACTTCGGTAACGTATACGACGTTGACGATGACTGGGATTTCGGCGACTACAAAAAAACTGCCGGCGTTGGCATCCTTTGGGCCTCACCGCTTGGGCCGCTTCGCCTGGCCTGGGGCTTTAACTTGGATCAAAAAGATGGCGAAGACAGCTCGAACTGGGATTTCAGTATGGGCGGTACCTTCTAA
- the icd gene encoding isocitrate dehydrogenase (NADP(+)), with translation MTAEIITVKTDGTLSVPENPIIPFIEGDGTGPDIWAATQKVLDAAVARSYNGSRAIEWLEILAGEKAFATTGEWLPKATVEALKKYMVSIKGPLTTPVGEGMRSLNVTLRQVLDLYACVRPVRYYQGVVSPVKNPEQVDMIIFRENTEDVYAGIEWQAGTEKANRVIEFLRNEMGASVRDNSGIGIKPISEFGTKRLVRKAIQYALDAGRDSVTLVHKGNIMKFTEGAFRNWGYELAVEEFGELTITEAALWEQHNGVVPEGKIVIKDRIADAMFQQILLRPNEYSVLAMPNLNGDYMSDALAAQVGGLGMAPGANIGDGVAMFEATHGTAPKYAGLDKVNPGSLLLSGVMLLDYIGWKEAAALIQTAMEKTISKKTVTYDLARLMDGATELSCSAFGSAIINNM, from the coding sequence GTGACTGCAGAAATCATCACCGTAAAAACTGATGGAACACTCTCTGTTCCCGAAAACCCCATCATTCCCTTCATCGAAGGAGACGGAACCGGGCCGGATATCTGGGCGGCTACCCAGAAGGTGCTCGATGCTGCAGTTGCCCGCAGTTACAACGGATCCCGCGCCATCGAATGGCTGGAAATCCTTGCTGGAGAAAAGGCCTTTGCGACCACCGGCGAATGGCTCCCCAAGGCCACGGTCGAGGCACTGAAAAAATACATGGTCAGCATCAAGGGCCCCTTGACCACTCCGGTCGGCGAGGGCATGCGCAGCCTGAATGTCACCCTTCGCCAGGTCCTTGATCTCTATGCCTGTGTCCGTCCGGTACGCTATTATCAGGGTGTGGTTTCTCCGGTGAAGAATCCCGAACAGGTGGACATGATCATCTTTCGGGAAAACACCGAGGATGTCTATGCCGGCATCGAATGGCAGGCCGGCACCGAAAAGGCCAACCGGGTCATTGAATTTCTCCGCAATGAGATGGGGGCCTCGGTACGCGACAACTCCGGCATCGGTATCAAACCGATCTCCGAATTCGGCACCAAACGACTGGTGCGCAAGGCCATCCAGTATGCCCTTGATGCGGGCCGCGATTCCGTGACCCTGGTCCACAAGGGCAATATCATGAAGTTCACCGAGGGCGCCTTCCGCAACTGGGGCTATGAGTTGGCGGTCGAGGAATTCGGCGAGCTGACCATCACCGAAGCCGCTCTGTGGGAGCAGCACAACGGCGTCGTGCCCGAGGGAAAAATCGTGATCAAGGATCGCATCGCCGACGCCATGTTCCAACAGATCCTGCTCCGTCCCAACGAGTATTCCGTCCTGGCCATGCCCAACCTCAACGGAGATTACATGTCGGATGCCCTTGCCGCCCAGGTCGGTGGCCTGGGAATGGCTCCCGGCGCCAACATCGGCGACGGCGTGGCCATGTTTGAAGCCACCCACGGCACCGCCCCCAAGTATGCCGGTTTGGATAAGGTCAATCCCGGCTCCCTGTTGCTCTCCGGGGTCATGCTCCTGGATTACATCGGCTGGAAGGAGGCGGCGGCCCTGATCCAGACGGCGATGGAAAAAACGATTTCCAAAAAGACCGTCACCTATGACCTGGCGCGTCTCATGGACGGGGCAACCGAGCTTTCCTGCTCCGCATTCGGCAGCGCGATCATCAACAACATGTAA
- a CDS encoding SRPBCC family protein, which produces MPTTPLQATDSTLLATSPERIWPVLADINRYPQWWPATFFLRVSPAPTGLIGSELHLRPMGARPFTCRVVQAYEPHRIDLEYIGSFITGNAQWLLEPESEGTRVSYVVDVVAHGIMVALAARMINLSAVHSSSMEKVFRGLHKRVLG; this is translated from the coding sequence ATGCCAACGACCCCTTTGCAGGCCACCGATTCGACGCTTCTCGCCACCTCGCCCGAACGCATTTGGCCGGTTTTAGCCGATATCAACCGCTATCCCCAGTGGTGGCCCGCCACATTTTTTCTCCGGGTTTCGCCCGCGCCCACCGGCCTGATCGGCAGTGAGCTGCATCTCCGCCCCATGGGGGCACGTCCCTTTACCTGCCGGGTGGTCCAGGCCTATGAGCCGCACCGCATCGATCTCGAATATATCGGTTCCTTCATCACCGGCAATGCACAGTGGTTGCTCGAACCCGAATCCGAGGGAACCCGCGTCAGTTATGTGGTTGATGTCGTCGCCCACGGCATCATGGTTGCCCTGGCCGCGAGGATGATCAACCTGTCCGCGGTTCACTCGTCCTCCATGGAGAAAGTTTTTCGAGGGTTACACAAAAGGGTTCTTGGCTGA
- a CDS encoding lysophospholipid acyltransferase family protein produces MSPAQFIRGICTLVAAPFLTFAVSALSLLDLLLGRKSEVKAQVFPRYWGRILCRLAGVRVRVEGFEHIDPSQTYIFAGNHVSQYDIFSFQGYFPHDFRWIAKKELFTIPVFGQAMHRVGYIPIDRSHGRQAMKSLDKAAQRISQGSSVLIFPEGTRSANGQLQDFKAGAVLLAIKAGVPIVPLGFNGSYEVLPKGKYLPRGGEIVIRIGRPIATDHFKSSDKQLLASQLQEAVAALLSPQDHD; encoded by the coding sequence ATGTCGCCTGCTCAGTTCATTCGCGGGATCTGCACCCTGGTCGCTGCCCCGTTTCTCACCTTTGCCGTTTCCGCCTTGTCCTTGCTCGACCTGTTGTTGGGCCGAAAATCAGAGGTCAAGGCCCAGGTCTTTCCCCGCTATTGGGGCCGCATTCTTTGCCGACTGGCCGGTGTCAGGGTTCGGGTCGAGGGCTTTGAGCATATCGACCCCTCCCAGACCTATATCTTTGCCGGAAATCATGTGAGCCAATACGATATTTTTTCCTTTCAAGGTTATTTTCCCCATGATTTCCGTTGGATCGCCAAAAAGGAGCTCTTTACGATTCCCGTGTTTGGGCAGGCCATGCACCGTGTCGGCTACATACCCATCGACCGTTCCCATGGTCGGCAGGCCATGAAAAGCCTGGATAAGGCGGCCCAAAGAATTTCCCAGGGCAGTTCCGTGCTCATCTTTCCCGAAGGGACCAGAAGCGCCAATGGCCAGCTGCAGGATTTCAAGGCCGGTGCCGTGCTGCTGGCCATCAAGGCCGGGGTGCCGATCGTGCCTTTGGGATTCAACGGATCCTACGAGGTGCTGCCCAAAGGAAAATACCTGCCCCGAGGAGGCGAGATCGTGATCAGGATCGGCCGGCCGATCGCCACCGATCATTTTAAGAGCAGTGACAAGCAGTTGCTCGCCAGCCAGTTGCAGGAGGCGGTCGCTGCCCTGCTGTCGCCGCAGGATCATGACTGA
- a CDS encoding putative molybdenum carrier protein, which translates to MLTRQHREAKFCIISGGQTGADLAALDAAIALGIPHGGWLPRGRKTEAGPLPPSYRLQEHHSPRYRDRTEKNILAADATLICSFGPLSGGSALTEALAIRHDRPVFHIDFEHASPQAAATRVEQWLARVQPTTLNVAGPRASNDARIYQAVYALMTAVRWPR; encoded by the coding sequence ATGCTAACACGGCAACATAGGGAAGCTAAATTTTGTATTATCTCAGGCGGACAGACAGGTGCGGACCTGGCCGCACTCGATGCCGCCATCGCCCTGGGGATTCCCCATGGAGGCTGGCTCCCCAGAGGACGCAAAACCGAAGCAGGACCGCTTCCCCCCAGCTACCGCCTGCAGGAGCACCACTCGCCGCGCTACCGCGATCGAACGGAAAAAAATATTCTCGCAGCCGATGCCACCCTGATCTGTTCCTTCGGGCCACTCAGTGGCGGCTCCGCACTGACCGAGGCCCTGGCCATTCGCCACGATCGTCCGGTTTTCCATATCGACTTCGAACATGCTTCCCCGCAGGCCGCGGCAACGCGCGTAGAACAGTGGCTTGCCCGGGTACAGCCGACGACCCTGAATGTGGCCGGACCGCGAGCCAGTAACGATGCCCGTATTTATCAGGCGGTGTATGCGTTGATGACCGCTGTTCGCTGGCCGAGATAG
- a CDS encoding hemolysin III family protein → MQQPPSPSYSRGEELANTLTHGLGTALALSGLVQMVLVSSWYGTARDIVSSALYGSTLVLLYLASTLYHAVQRPEAKKILRIVDHSAILLLIAGTYTPFTLISLHGPWGWSLFGTIWGLALLGIILEITSLRRLRFLLIGLYLVMGWAVVVAVKPMLSHVAPSGLWLLLAGGLCYTGGLVFYLWKRLPYHHAIWHLFVLAGSVLHYCSIYCDVLPHAA, encoded by the coding sequence ATGCAACAACCTCCTTCCCCCTCCTACAGCCGTGGCGAAGAGTTGGCCAACACCCTCACCCATGGCCTGGGAACCGCTCTGGCCCTGAGCGGACTCGTGCAGATGGTGCTAGTCTCCTCCTGGTACGGCACGGCCCGTGATATTGTCAGCAGCGCCCTCTACGGATCCACCCTTGTTTTGCTCTACCTGGCCTCAACCCTCTATCATGCGGTGCAGCGGCCAGAGGCAAAAAAAATCCTGCGCATCGTCGATCACTCCGCCATACTGCTGCTGATTGCCGGCACCTATACCCCCTTTACCCTCATCAGCCTGCACGGCCCATGGGGCTGGAGCCTTTTCGGCACCATCTGGGGGCTGGCCCTGTTGGGCATCATCCTTGAGATCACCAGCCTTCGCCGTCTGCGATTCCTGCTCATCGGCCTGTATCTGGTCATGGGATGGGCCGTGGTCGTTGCGGTGAAGCCAATGCTGAGCCACGTCGCCCCCTCCGGCCTCTGGCTGCTGCTCGCCGGAGGACTGTGCTATACCGGCGGCCTCGTCTTTTATCTCTGGAAACGGCTCCCCTACCACCATGCAATCTGGCATCTCTTTGTGCTCGCGGGATCCGTGCTTCACTACTGTTCTATCTATTGCGATGTACTCCCCCATGCGGCCTAG
- a CDS encoding DUF882 domain-containing protein produces the protein MVPEKTILHSTRRSFLIHSTQALAGLATLSIADICSAKVAKKRSISLYHVRAQKELTVRYGTGNSYDPRALAQINAFLRDYQTGQIHRMDPKLLDILWVVQQEMGTKGPYKVVSAFRSPQTNRKLARTKSGVAGHSLHMQGKAIDISLPGVSLSHIRQCAMNMQTGGVGYYPKSDFVHLDTGIYRTW, from the coding sequence ATGGTTCCAGAAAAAACAATTCTTCATTCGACCCGTCGTTCGTTTCTCATTCATTCCACCCAGGCCCTTGCCGGGCTCGCCACACTGTCCATTGCCGATATCTGCTCGGCCAAGGTTGCCAAAAAGCGTTCCATCTCGCTGTACCATGTGCGGGCGCAAAAAGAGCTGACCGTCAGGTACGGTACAGGAAATTCGTATGACCCGAGGGCGCTTGCCCAGATCAATGCCTTCCTTCGAGATTACCAGACAGGCCAGATCCATCGCATGGATCCAAAGTTGCTCGATATCCTTTGGGTCGTGCAGCAGGAGATGGGAACAAAGGGGCCCTACAAGGTTGTTTCCGCCTTCCGATCTCCCCAGACCAACCGCAAGTTGGCCCGCACCAAATCGGGCGTCGCCGGCCACAGCCTGCACATGCAGGGCAAGGCGATCGATATTTCGTTGCCCGGGGTCAGCTTGAGCCATATTCGCCAATGCGCGATGAACATGCAGACCGGTGGTGTGGGCTACTATCCCAAATCCGATTTTGTCCATCTGGACACGGGCATCTATCGGACCTGGTAA